Sequence from the Ereboglobus luteus genome:
GCGCAAGTGAAGGAAAAGGAGGCCGCGCTTAAGGACGCCGAGGAGAAGTGCCGCGCCGCCATGCTCTCGCTGCCAAACATCCCGCACGAAAGCGTGCCCGAGGGCGCGACGCCGGAGCAGAACGTCGTTTTTTCGACGCACGGTGACATCGCCGCGCTCGTTTCGCAGCACGCCAAACCGCACTACGAAATCGACGGTTTCAACAAGCTCTTCGACTTTGATCGCGGCGCGAAAGTGACCGGCGCGGGTTTTCCGTTCTACGTCGGCGACGGCGCGAAGATCGTGCGCGCGCTGCTCCAGTTCTTCCTCGATGAGGACACGAAGGCCGGCTACACGGAGGTCAATCCGCCCATCTTCGTCAACGAGGCCAGCGCCACCGCCGTCGGCCAGCTCCCCGACAAGGAGGGCATGATGTATGAGACGATCCCCGACCGTTTTTACGCGATTCCCACGGCCGAGACTCCGCTCACCAATTTCTTCCGCGACGAAATCATCGACGAGGCCGCGCTGCCGGTCTGCCGCTGCGCCTACACGCCGTGCTTCCGCCGCGAGGCCGGCAGCTATGGCAAGGACGTGCGCGGACTCAACCGCCTGCACCAGTTCGACAAGGTCGAGCTGCTCAAATGGGTGCATCCGTCAAAAAGCTACGAGGAGCACGACAAGCTCCGCGACGACGCCGAGCGCCTATTGCAAAAACTCGAGCTCCCCTATCGCGTGCTCCTGATGTGCGGCGGCGACCTCGGATTTTCGCAGTCGAAAAAATACGACCTCGAAGTCTGGTCGGGCGGGCAAAAACGCTGGCTCGAAGTTTCGAGCTGCTCAAATTTCGAGTCGTTCCAGGCGCGTCGCGCGCAAATCCGTTTCCGCGGCAAGGACGGCAAGCCCGAGCTCGTCCACACGCTCAACGGCTCCGGCCTCGCGATCCCTCGCGTGCTCTCGGCGCTCTTGGAAAACAACCTGCAGGCCGACGGCCGCGTGAAAATCCCCTCCGCGCTCGCACCGTATTTCGGCAAGGAATATTTGTCGTTCGCGTGATCGTTTTGCAAGGGCGCCGATTGCGGCGCCCCGCGACATCAAATCTCAACACGCTGTTTCGCCTTGGCCTCCTGCCGGCGGAAAAACAGCGCCGTGCCACCCACCGCGCCGACGCACACACAACGACCCTCGTCGGCGATTTGTTCGCATAGTTCGGCGCGCACGTCGCGGTCTTTTTCGAGCAGCCGCACCTTGATCAGCTCGTGCGCGTTGAGCGCGCGCTGCAGCTCCAATAAAAATTCG
This genomic interval carries:
- a CDS encoding YhbY family RNA-binding protein gives rise to the protein MYDFPLTGAQRKKLRGIGQTLEPVLKLGKSGITREFLLELQRALNAHELIKVRLLEKDRDVRAELCEQIADEGRCVCVGAVGGTALFFRRQEAKAKQRVEI
- the serS gene encoding serine--tRNA ligase, yielding MLDPKLLRESPDTVRAAIAKKHLQVDLDAVIALDNAWRALLQETEALRSKQKAANGEMVKLPKGSPEFIAKVAEMKAVSAQVKEKEAALKDAEEKCRAAMLSLPNIPHESVPEGATPEQNVVFSTHGDIAALVSQHAKPHYEIDGFNKLFDFDRGAKVTGAGFPFYVGDGAKIVRALLQFFLDEDTKAGYTEVNPPIFVNEASATAVGQLPDKEGMMYETIPDRFYAIPTAETPLTNFFRDEIIDEAALPVCRCAYTPCFRREAGSYGKDVRGLNRLHQFDKVELLKWVHPSKSYEEHDKLRDDAERLLQKLELPYRVLLMCGGDLGFSQSKKYDLEVWSGGQKRWLEVSSCSNFESFQARRAQIRFRGKDGKPELVHTLNGSGLAIPRVLSALLENNLQADGRVKIPSALAPYFGKEYLSFA